In Euwallacea fornicatus isolate EFF26 chromosome 2, ASM4011564v1, whole genome shotgun sequence, one genomic interval encodes:
- the LOC136347390 gene encoding uncharacterized protein isoform X3, giving the protein MGVLRNFPLNFKSVYFSRLKKLQALDALTTKNARDATETILLIVPSLFFMVIAVFISSLLLPKHSIVAFLLEFVVIVVPAVLNITILSGYVTNIVAITCFLLGIHLLVYVVYVCCKRLKNIRPSKRIVNPRKKDYITNCRATINMISVIAILAVDFDIFPSRYSKTHRTGFSLMDVGVGLYVFANAIVAPEVRGKKDSIKSSIKGSLILLILGILRLVLTKVTHYKVSKIEYGEHWNFFITLAFIKIFSSCILYVIKVKYIFINATLITIAHEALIQYSFKHWVFDIHERKNLLDANKEGLVSIIGYVALYLYALYFAYMIKVTGKSFRVTNIKACMCTVFTFVMTIICNYNFEVSRRLANAGYIFWVLFIGIFMLWLFYLAENGEKFLLQNKMRKFVCSPFLYEAINYNGLIFFLVGNVVTGIINLVLRTRLVQSFVAVMLLMGYMFFNCSIVFVLYSIRWKLNF; this is encoded by the exons ATGGGAGTATTGAGAAATTTCCCTTTGAACtttaaaagtgtttatttCTCCCGATTAAAAAAGCTCCAGGCGCTTGATGCGCTG aCTACAAAAAATGCCAGAGATGCAACAGAAACCATACTCCTTATCGTGCcttcgttattttttatggtgATAGCAGTTTTCATCTCCTCTCTCCTGTTACCGAAGCATTCCATAGTCGCCTTCCTCTTGGAATTTGTAGTCATTGTTGTGCCTGCAGTTCTTAACATCACCATTCTCTCAGGCTATGTAACCAATATTGTTGCAATAACTTGTTTCCTCCTCGGAATACATTTATTAGTTTATGTAGTATATGTGTGTTGCAAGCGCCTAAAAAATATCCGCCCAAGTAAAAGAATTGTTAACCCACGCAAAAAGGACTACATTACCAACTGTAGGGCTACCATCAACATGATTTCTGTGATAGCAATTTTAGCAGTagattttgatatatttcctTCACGGTATTCAAAAACACATAGAACAGGTTTCAGCCTCATGGATGTGGGAGTTGGGCTGTATGTGTTTGCCAATGCCATTGTTGCACCTGAAGTGAGAGGCAAGAAAGACTCAATTAAAAGCTCTATTAAGGGATCATTGATACTATTGATTCTTGGCATATTGAGGCTGGTTCTTACAAAGGTGACACATTACAAGGTGTCTAAAATTGAATATGGGGAGCACTGGAACTTCTTCATTACTCTTGCCTTCATCAAAATCTTCTCTTCTTGCATTTTATATGTTATTAAggtgaaatatatatttattaatgccACTCTTATAACAATTGCACATGAGGCTTTAATTCAGTATTCATTCAAACACTGGGTGTTTGATATACATGAGAGAAAAAATCTCCTTGATGCCAACAAGGAAGGTTTAGTGTCAATTATAGGGTATGTAGCTCTGTATCTTTATGCCCTTTATTTTGCATATATGATAAAAGTTACAGGAAAAAGTTTTAGAGTAACTAACATAAAAGCTTGTATGTGCACGGTGTTTACTTTCGTCATGACTATAATTTGCAACTATAACTTTGAAGTATCTAGGCGTTTAGCCAATGCAGGCTACATATTTTGGGTATTGTTTATAGGAATTTTCATGCTGTGGTTATTCTATTTAGctgaaaatggagaaaaattcCTCTTACAGAACAAGATGAGAAAATTTGTATGTTCCCCCTTCTTATATGAAGCCATTAACTACAATggcttgatattttttttagtgggAAATGTCGTAACTGGCATAATCAATTTAGTATTACGCACGAGGCTTGTACAGTCGTTTGTTGCTGTAATGCTTTTAATGGGATatatgtttttcaattgttcTATAGTTTTTGTGCTGTATTCGATAAGGTGGAAActcaatttttga
- the LOC136347390 gene encoding uncharacterized protein isoform X2, producing the protein MGALRLLHHTLHNNFTFQRIANLSTASILTTKNARDATETILLIVPSLFFMVIAVFISSLLLPKHSIVAFLLEFVVIVVPAVLNITILSGYVTNIVAITCFLLGIHLLVYVVYVCCKRLKNIRPSKRIVNPRKKDYITNCRATINMISVIAILAVDFDIFPSRYSKTHRTGFSLMDVGVGLYVFANAIVAPEVRGKKDSIKSSIKGSLILLILGILRLVLTKVTHYKVSKIEYGEHWNFFITLAFIKIFSSCILYVIKVKYIFINATLITIAHEALIQYSFKHWVFDIHERKNLLDANKEGLVSIIGYVALYLYALYFAYMIKVTGKSFRVTNIKACMCTVFTFVMTIICNYNFEVSRRLANAGYIFWVLFIGIFMLWLFYLAENGEKFLLQNKMRKFVCSPFLYEAINYNGLIFFLVGNVVTGIINLVLRTRLVQSFVAVMLLMGYMFFNCSIVFVLYSIRWKLNF; encoded by the exons ATGGGAGCCCTTAGATTGCTTCACCATACATTACATaataatttcacttttcaaagGATAGCGAATTTAAGTACAGCTTCGATTCTG aCTACAAAAAATGCCAGAGATGCAACAGAAACCATACTCCTTATCGTGCcttcgttattttttatggtgATAGCAGTTTTCATCTCCTCTCTCCTGTTACCGAAGCATTCCATAGTCGCCTTCCTCTTGGAATTTGTAGTCATTGTTGTGCCTGCAGTTCTTAACATCACCATTCTCTCAGGCTATGTAACCAATATTGTTGCAATAACTTGTTTCCTCCTCGGAATACATTTATTAGTTTATGTAGTATATGTGTGTTGCAAGCGCCTAAAAAATATCCGCCCAAGTAAAAGAATTGTTAACCCACGCAAAAAGGACTACATTACCAACTGTAGGGCTACCATCAACATGATTTCTGTGATAGCAATTTTAGCAGTagattttgatatatttcctTCACGGTATTCAAAAACACATAGAACAGGTTTCAGCCTCATGGATGTGGGAGTTGGGCTGTATGTGTTTGCCAATGCCATTGTTGCACCTGAAGTGAGAGGCAAGAAAGACTCAATTAAAAGCTCTATTAAGGGATCATTGATACTATTGATTCTTGGCATATTGAGGCTGGTTCTTACAAAGGTGACACATTACAAGGTGTCTAAAATTGAATATGGGGAGCACTGGAACTTCTTCATTACTCTTGCCTTCATCAAAATCTTCTCTTCTTGCATTTTATATGTTATTAAggtgaaatatatatttattaatgccACTCTTATAACAATTGCACATGAGGCTTTAATTCAGTATTCATTCAAACACTGGGTGTTTGATATACATGAGAGAAAAAATCTCCTTGATGCCAACAAGGAAGGTTTAGTGTCAATTATAGGGTATGTAGCTCTGTATCTTTATGCCCTTTATTTTGCATATATGATAAAAGTTACAGGAAAAAGTTTTAGAGTAACTAACATAAAAGCTTGTATGTGCACGGTGTTTACTTTCGTCATGACTATAATTTGCAACTATAACTTTGAAGTATCTAGGCGTTTAGCCAATGCAGGCTACATATTTTGGGTATTGTTTATAGGAATTTTCATGCTGTGGTTATTCTATTTAGctgaaaatggagaaaaattcCTCTTACAGAACAAGATGAGAAAATTTGTATGTTCCCCCTTCTTATATGAAGCCATTAACTACAATggcttgatattttttttagtgggAAATGTCGTAACTGGCATAATCAATTTAGTATTACGCACGAGGCTTGTACAGTCGTTTGTTGCTGTAATGCTTTTAATGGGATatatgtttttcaattgttcTATAGTTTTTGTGCTGTATTCGATAAGGTGGAAActcaatttttga
- the LOC136347390 gene encoding uncharacterized protein isoform X1: protein MNDTAYTSGPFHNLKNNFLYLGRLIKHRIYDFYEVNLTTKNARDATETILLIVPSLFFMVIAVFISSLLLPKHSIVAFLLEFVVIVVPAVLNITILSGYVTNIVAITCFLLGIHLLVYVVYVCCKRLKNIRPSKRIVNPRKKDYITNCRATINMISVIAILAVDFDIFPSRYSKTHRTGFSLMDVGVGLYVFANAIVAPEVRGKKDSIKSSIKGSLILLILGILRLVLTKVTHYKVSKIEYGEHWNFFITLAFIKIFSSCILYVIKVKYIFINATLITIAHEALIQYSFKHWVFDIHERKNLLDANKEGLVSIIGYVALYLYALYFAYMIKVTGKSFRVTNIKACMCTVFTFVMTIICNYNFEVSRRLANAGYIFWVLFIGIFMLWLFYLAENGEKFLLQNKMRKFVCSPFLYEAINYNGLIFFLVGNVVTGIINLVLRTRLVQSFVAVMLLMGYMFFNCSIVFVLYSIRWKLNF from the exons atgaatgATACTGCATATACATCAGGGCCCTTTCacaatctaaaaaataattttttatacctCGGCCGACTAATTAAACATAggatttatgatttttatgaaGTTAATTTG aCTACAAAAAATGCCAGAGATGCAACAGAAACCATACTCCTTATCGTGCcttcgttattttttatggtgATAGCAGTTTTCATCTCCTCTCTCCTGTTACCGAAGCATTCCATAGTCGCCTTCCTCTTGGAATTTGTAGTCATTGTTGTGCCTGCAGTTCTTAACATCACCATTCTCTCAGGCTATGTAACCAATATTGTTGCAATAACTTGTTTCCTCCTCGGAATACATTTATTAGTTTATGTAGTATATGTGTGTTGCAAGCGCCTAAAAAATATCCGCCCAAGTAAAAGAATTGTTAACCCACGCAAAAAGGACTACATTACCAACTGTAGGGCTACCATCAACATGATTTCTGTGATAGCAATTTTAGCAGTagattttgatatatttcctTCACGGTATTCAAAAACACATAGAACAGGTTTCAGCCTCATGGATGTGGGAGTTGGGCTGTATGTGTTTGCCAATGCCATTGTTGCACCTGAAGTGAGAGGCAAGAAAGACTCAATTAAAAGCTCTATTAAGGGATCATTGATACTATTGATTCTTGGCATATTGAGGCTGGTTCTTACAAAGGTGACACATTACAAGGTGTCTAAAATTGAATATGGGGAGCACTGGAACTTCTTCATTACTCTTGCCTTCATCAAAATCTTCTCTTCTTGCATTTTATATGTTATTAAggtgaaatatatatttattaatgccACTCTTATAACAATTGCACATGAGGCTTTAATTCAGTATTCATTCAAACACTGGGTGTTTGATATACATGAGAGAAAAAATCTCCTTGATGCCAACAAGGAAGGTTTAGTGTCAATTATAGGGTATGTAGCTCTGTATCTTTATGCCCTTTATTTTGCATATATGATAAAAGTTACAGGAAAAAGTTTTAGAGTAACTAACATAAAAGCTTGTATGTGCACGGTGTTTACTTTCGTCATGACTATAATTTGCAACTATAACTTTGAAGTATCTAGGCGTTTAGCCAATGCAGGCTACATATTTTGGGTATTGTTTATAGGAATTTTCATGCTGTGGTTATTCTATTTAGctgaaaatggagaaaaattcCTCTTACAGAACAAGATGAGAAAATTTGTATGTTCCCCCTTCTTATATGAAGCCATTAACTACAATggcttgatattttttttagtgggAAATGTCGTAACTGGCATAATCAATTTAGTATTACGCACGAGGCTTGTACAGTCGTTTGTTGCTGTAATGCTTTTAATGGGATatatgtttttcaattgttcTATAGTTTTTGTGCTGTATTCGATAAGGTGGAAActcaatttttga
- the LOC136347390 gene encoding uncharacterized protein isoform X4, with protein sequence MEAVISNTTKNARDATETILLIVPSLFFMVIAVFISSLLLPKHSIVAFLLEFVVIVVPAVLNITILSGYVTNIVAITCFLLGIHLLVYVVYVCCKRLKNIRPSKRIVNPRKKDYITNCRATINMISVIAILAVDFDIFPSRYSKTHRTGFSLMDVGVGLYVFANAIVAPEVRGKKDSIKSSIKGSLILLILGILRLVLTKVTHYKVSKIEYGEHWNFFITLAFIKIFSSCILYVIKVKYIFINATLITIAHEALIQYSFKHWVFDIHERKNLLDANKEGLVSIIGYVALYLYALYFAYMIKVTGKSFRVTNIKACMCTVFTFVMTIICNYNFEVSRRLANAGYIFWVLFIGIFMLWLFYLAENGEKFLLQNKMRKFVCSPFLYEAINYNGLIFFLVGNVVTGIINLVLRTRLVQSFVAVMLLMGYMFFNCSIVFVLYSIRWKLNF encoded by the exons atggagGCTGTTATTAGCAAT aCTACAAAAAATGCCAGAGATGCAACAGAAACCATACTCCTTATCGTGCcttcgttattttttatggtgATAGCAGTTTTCATCTCCTCTCTCCTGTTACCGAAGCATTCCATAGTCGCCTTCCTCTTGGAATTTGTAGTCATTGTTGTGCCTGCAGTTCTTAACATCACCATTCTCTCAGGCTATGTAACCAATATTGTTGCAATAACTTGTTTCCTCCTCGGAATACATTTATTAGTTTATGTAGTATATGTGTGTTGCAAGCGCCTAAAAAATATCCGCCCAAGTAAAAGAATTGTTAACCCACGCAAAAAGGACTACATTACCAACTGTAGGGCTACCATCAACATGATTTCTGTGATAGCAATTTTAGCAGTagattttgatatatttcctTCACGGTATTCAAAAACACATAGAACAGGTTTCAGCCTCATGGATGTGGGAGTTGGGCTGTATGTGTTTGCCAATGCCATTGTTGCACCTGAAGTGAGAGGCAAGAAAGACTCAATTAAAAGCTCTATTAAGGGATCATTGATACTATTGATTCTTGGCATATTGAGGCTGGTTCTTACAAAGGTGACACATTACAAGGTGTCTAAAATTGAATATGGGGAGCACTGGAACTTCTTCATTACTCTTGCCTTCATCAAAATCTTCTCTTCTTGCATTTTATATGTTATTAAggtgaaatatatatttattaatgccACTCTTATAACAATTGCACATGAGGCTTTAATTCAGTATTCATTCAAACACTGGGTGTTTGATATACATGAGAGAAAAAATCTCCTTGATGCCAACAAGGAAGGTTTAGTGTCAATTATAGGGTATGTAGCTCTGTATCTTTATGCCCTTTATTTTGCATATATGATAAAAGTTACAGGAAAAAGTTTTAGAGTAACTAACATAAAAGCTTGTATGTGCACGGTGTTTACTTTCGTCATGACTATAATTTGCAACTATAACTTTGAAGTATCTAGGCGTTTAGCCAATGCAGGCTACATATTTTGGGTATTGTTTATAGGAATTTTCATGCTGTGGTTATTCTATTTAGctgaaaatggagaaaaattcCTCTTACAGAACAAGATGAGAAAATTTGTATGTTCCCCCTTCTTATATGAAGCCATTAACTACAATggcttgatattttttttagtgggAAATGTCGTAACTGGCATAATCAATTTAGTATTACGCACGAGGCTTGTACAGTCGTTTGTTGCTGTAATGCTTTTAATGGGATatatgtttttcaattgttcTATAGTTTTTGTGCTGTATTCGATAAGGTGGAAActcaatttttga
- the LOC136347390 gene encoding uncharacterized protein isoform X5: MVIAVFISSLLLPKHSIVAFLLEFVVIVVPAVLNITILSGYVTNIVAITCFLLGIHLLVYVVYVCCKRLKNIRPSKRIVNPRKKDYITNCRATINMISVIAILAVDFDIFPSRYSKTHRTGFSLMDVGVGLYVFANAIVAPEVRGKKDSIKSSIKGSLILLILGILRLVLTKVTHYKVSKIEYGEHWNFFITLAFIKIFSSCILYVIKVKYIFINATLITIAHEALIQYSFKHWVFDIHERKNLLDANKEGLVSIIGYVALYLYALYFAYMIKVTGKSFRVTNIKACMCTVFTFVMTIICNYNFEVSRRLANAGYIFWVLFIGIFMLWLFYLAENGEKFLLQNKMRKFVCSPFLYEAINYNGLIFFLVGNVVTGIINLVLRTRLVQSFVAVMLLMGYMFFNCSIVFVLYSIRWKLNF, from the coding sequence atggtgATAGCAGTTTTCATCTCCTCTCTCCTGTTACCGAAGCATTCCATAGTCGCCTTCCTCTTGGAATTTGTAGTCATTGTTGTGCCTGCAGTTCTTAACATCACCATTCTCTCAGGCTATGTAACCAATATTGTTGCAATAACTTGTTTCCTCCTCGGAATACATTTATTAGTTTATGTAGTATATGTGTGTTGCAAGCGCCTAAAAAATATCCGCCCAAGTAAAAGAATTGTTAACCCACGCAAAAAGGACTACATTACCAACTGTAGGGCTACCATCAACATGATTTCTGTGATAGCAATTTTAGCAGTagattttgatatatttcctTCACGGTATTCAAAAACACATAGAACAGGTTTCAGCCTCATGGATGTGGGAGTTGGGCTGTATGTGTTTGCCAATGCCATTGTTGCACCTGAAGTGAGAGGCAAGAAAGACTCAATTAAAAGCTCTATTAAGGGATCATTGATACTATTGATTCTTGGCATATTGAGGCTGGTTCTTACAAAGGTGACACATTACAAGGTGTCTAAAATTGAATATGGGGAGCACTGGAACTTCTTCATTACTCTTGCCTTCATCAAAATCTTCTCTTCTTGCATTTTATATGTTATTAAggtgaaatatatatttattaatgccACTCTTATAACAATTGCACATGAGGCTTTAATTCAGTATTCATTCAAACACTGGGTGTTTGATATACATGAGAGAAAAAATCTCCTTGATGCCAACAAGGAAGGTTTAGTGTCAATTATAGGGTATGTAGCTCTGTATCTTTATGCCCTTTATTTTGCATATATGATAAAAGTTACAGGAAAAAGTTTTAGAGTAACTAACATAAAAGCTTGTATGTGCACGGTGTTTACTTTCGTCATGACTATAATTTGCAACTATAACTTTGAAGTATCTAGGCGTTTAGCCAATGCAGGCTACATATTTTGGGTATTGTTTATAGGAATTTTCATGCTGTGGTTATTCTATTTAGctgaaaatggagaaaaattcCTCTTACAGAACAAGATGAGAAAATTTGTATGTTCCCCCTTCTTATATGAAGCCATTAACTACAATggcttgatattttttttagtgggAAATGTCGTAACTGGCATAATCAATTTAGTATTACGCACGAGGCTTGTACAGTCGTTTGTTGCTGTAATGCTTTTAATGGGATatatgtttttcaattgttcTATAGTTTTTGTGCTGTATTCGATAAGGTGGAAActcaatttttga
- the Eogt gene encoding EGF domain-specific O-linked N-acetylglucosamine transferase isoform X2: MSVKLSVVIMVFLPFLVLYLPYVLSNNNFSNINLPPEHLPYYFTAFPEVADQCRKDPECSFKNYTNIVKYWGYEFGHNWGEPQYSIPDCPGDHKGWVKTKLDQLKTFYIQGDFGFVKQQLQEMKVLCEPVFPDDSILECSNHLRYCRGRNIMINFTRLIERKEPIRYKMDVLSEGDIVGHCTLKKEEFEVQTDHISALQSWGPELRFFTEIPQRPIHDGLCDIVIEKPTYIMKIDAINMYHHFCDFLNLYASLHLNQHSETFSTDVYILIWETFTYHSAFEAAWQAFTEHPLWDLKTFKGETVCFKNVVFPLLPRMIFGLYYNTPIIYGCKKSGLFHAFSKHILHRLQIPIHKRANGKIRVTLLSRDTKYRRILNEKELLESVKDDESIEVKRVVYNRDISFKEQLEITANSDVLVGVHGAGLTHLLFLPDWAAVFEIYNCEDANCYADLSRLRGLHYVTWRDKDKLKSESDGTYEGGAHAKFVNYSFDKQEFKELLKEASDYVRSHPKFKGFIADARDEQRRDEL; the protein is encoded by the exons ATGTCCGTTAAACTGAGTGTTGTTATAATGGTGTTTTTGCCCTTTTTAGTACTATACCTGCCTTATGTTTTGTctaacaacaatttttctaaCATAAACTTACCTCCGGAGCACTTACCTTATTACTTCACTGCCTTTCCAGAGGTAGCAGACCAGTGTCGTAAAGACCCAgaatgttcatttaaaaactacacTAACATTGTGAAATATTGGGGCTATGAGTTTGGTCATAATTGGGGAGAACCTCAGTATTCGATACCGGATTGTCCCGGTGACCACAAAGGTTGGGTCAAGACTAAGTTGGATCAACTAAAGACCTtttatatacaaggtgatttTGGATTTGTAAAACAGCAATTGCAAGAGATGAAAGTGTTGTGTGAACCTGTATTTCCTGATGACAGTATTTTGGAGTGCTCAAACCATTTACGCTACTGTAGGGGCAGAAATATTATGATCAATTTCACTAGACTTATAGAAAGGAAAGAGCCAATTAGGTATAAAATGGATGTACTGAGCGAGGGTGATATAGTTGGTCATTGTACtttaaaaaaggaagaatTTGAAGTGCAGACAGATCATATAAGTGCCTTGCAGAGTTGGGGCCCTGAATTGagattttttactgaaatccCTCAGAGGCCTATACATGATGGGCTTTGTGATATTGTGATTGAAAAGCCAACATATATTATGAAGATTGATGCAA TAAACATGTATCATCATTTCTGTGATTTTCTCAATCTGTATGCTTCTTTACACTTAAATCAacattctgaaactttttcaaCTGATgtctatattttaatttgggaAACCTTCACTTATCATTCAGCCTTTGAAGCTGCGTGGCAGGCCTTTACTGAACACCCATTATGGGacttgaaaacttttaaaggGGAGacagtttgttttaaaaatgtagtttTCCCTTTACTGCCCCGAATGATTTTTGGCCTCTACTACAATACCCCTATAATATATGGCTGCAAAAAAAGTGGGTTATTTCATGCCTTCTCAAAACACATCTTACACAGACTGCAAATACCTATTCATAAGCGAGCTAATGGGAAAATTCGAGTCACATTACTTTCAAGAGATACCAAGTATCGGAggatattaaatgaaaaagagCTCTTGGAAAGTGTTAAGGATGATGAGTCAATTGAGGTTAAAAGAGTGGTTTATAACCGAGATATATCTTTCAAGGAGCAATTGGAGATTACTGCGAATAGTGATGTTTTGGTAGGGGTTCATGGAGCTGGTCTTACACACCTGCTGTTTCTTCCGGATTGGGCAGCAGTATTTGAGAT ATATAATTGTGAAGATGCCAATTGCTATGCAGATTTGTCAAGGCTTAGAGGGCTGCATTATGTAACATGGAGGGATAAAGATAAACTAAAATCTGAGAGTGAT GGTACATATGAAGGAGGTGCTCACGCAAAATTCGTCAATTACTCATTTGATAAACAGGAGTTTAAGGAATTGCTAAAAGAGGCTAGTGATTATGTACGAAGTCATCCTAAATTTAAGGGGTTTATTGCGGATGCCAGAGATGAGCAGAGACGTGATGAACTTTGA
- the Eogt gene encoding EGF domain-specific O-linked N-acetylglucosamine transferase isoform X1 → MSVKLSVVIMVFLPFLVLYLPYVLSNNNFSNINLPPEHLPYYFTAFPEVADQCRKDPECSFKNYTNIVKYWGYEFGHNWGEPQYSIPDCPGDHKGWVKTKLDQLKTFYIQGDFGFVKQQLQEMKVLCEPVFPDDSILECSNHLRYCRGRNIMINFTRLIERKEPIRYKMDVLSEGDIVGHCTLKKEEFEVQTDHISALQSWGPELRFFTEIPQRPIHDGLCDIVIEKPTYIMKIDATVNMYHHFCDFLNLYASLHLNQHSETFSTDVYILIWETFTYHSAFEAAWQAFTEHPLWDLKTFKGETVCFKNVVFPLLPRMIFGLYYNTPIIYGCKKSGLFHAFSKHILHRLQIPIHKRANGKIRVTLLSRDTKYRRILNEKELLESVKDDESIEVKRVVYNRDISFKEQLEITANSDVLVGVHGAGLTHLLFLPDWAAVFEIYNCEDANCYADLSRLRGLHYVTWRDKDKLKSESDGTYEGGAHAKFVNYSFDKQEFKELLKEASDYVRSHPKFKGFIADARDEQRRDEL, encoded by the exons ATGTCCGTTAAACTGAGTGTTGTTATAATGGTGTTTTTGCCCTTTTTAGTACTATACCTGCCTTATGTTTTGTctaacaacaatttttctaaCATAAACTTACCTCCGGAGCACTTACCTTATTACTTCACTGCCTTTCCAGAGGTAGCAGACCAGTGTCGTAAAGACCCAgaatgttcatttaaaaactacacTAACATTGTGAAATATTGGGGCTATGAGTTTGGTCATAATTGGGGAGAACCTCAGTATTCGATACCGGATTGTCCCGGTGACCACAAAGGTTGGGTCAAGACTAAGTTGGATCAACTAAAGACCTtttatatacaaggtgatttTGGATTTGTAAAACAGCAATTGCAAGAGATGAAAGTGTTGTGTGAACCTGTATTTCCTGATGACAGTATTTTGGAGTGCTCAAACCATTTACGCTACTGTAGGGGCAGAAATATTATGATCAATTTCACTAGACTTATAGAAAGGAAAGAGCCAATTAGGTATAAAATGGATGTACTGAGCGAGGGTGATATAGTTGGTCATTGTACtttaaaaaaggaagaatTTGAAGTGCAGACAGATCATATAAGTGCCTTGCAGAGTTGGGGCCCTGAATTGagattttttactgaaatccCTCAGAGGCCTATACATGATGGGCTTTGTGATATTGTGATTGAAAAGCCAACATATATTATGAAGATTGATGCAA caGTAAACATGTATCATCATTTCTGTGATTTTCTCAATCTGTATGCTTCTTTACACTTAAATCAacattctgaaactttttcaaCTGATgtctatattttaatttgggaAACCTTCACTTATCATTCAGCCTTTGAAGCTGCGTGGCAGGCCTTTACTGAACACCCATTATGGGacttgaaaacttttaaaggGGAGacagtttgttttaaaaatgtagtttTCCCTTTACTGCCCCGAATGATTTTTGGCCTCTACTACAATACCCCTATAATATATGGCTGCAAAAAAAGTGGGTTATTTCATGCCTTCTCAAAACACATCTTACACAGACTGCAAATACCTATTCATAAGCGAGCTAATGGGAAAATTCGAGTCACATTACTTTCAAGAGATACCAAGTATCGGAggatattaaatgaaaaagagCTCTTGGAAAGTGTTAAGGATGATGAGTCAATTGAGGTTAAAAGAGTGGTTTATAACCGAGATATATCTTTCAAGGAGCAATTGGAGATTACTGCGAATAGTGATGTTTTGGTAGGGGTTCATGGAGCTGGTCTTACACACCTGCTGTTTCTTCCGGATTGGGCAGCAGTATTTGAGAT ATATAATTGTGAAGATGCCAATTGCTATGCAGATTTGTCAAGGCTTAGAGGGCTGCATTATGTAACATGGAGGGATAAAGATAAACTAAAATCTGAGAGTGAT GGTACATATGAAGGAGGTGCTCACGCAAAATTCGTCAATTACTCATTTGATAAACAGGAGTTTAAGGAATTGCTAAAAGAGGCTAGTGATTATGTACGAAGTCATCCTAAATTTAAGGGGTTTATTGCGGATGCCAGAGATGAGCAGAGACGTGATGAACTTTGA